The proteins below come from a single Gimesia alba genomic window:
- a CDS encoding calcium/sodium antiporter, translating to MMMALEPLDFIRLVTGLDAPASILISLLFILLGMLSITKGGDLFTDSSVEIARLTRIPPVIIGATIVSMSTTFPELMVSVTSTVSGKGDLAVGNALGSCLCNIGLIIGTCALLKGFLAWRRKTESGIPVSRLTIVGPGFFMLFSGVLVWLFSLFSTGGAVTQAGEPAEFGIARWQAGILLCVLAGYILFSLRVAMASRHDFGAEQEQPPEVDNMKVYCFKLGIAFFCGAFLVLWGSKLLVTNAVQVARYFEVSELLIGLTILAVGTSLPEFTISVLSVVKGHGALGTGNIIGANVLNITMVIATCALIHPLPIQKQTVLLDGPVVIFLMLAMLGLSWRRKQISSLSGFILLTVYVGYLVVATFWFGR from the coding sequence ATGATGATGGCCTTGGAGCCACTTGATTTTATTCGATTGGTTACCGGTCTGGATGCCCCTGCTTCGATTCTGATCAGTCTGTTGTTCATTTTACTGGGTATGCTCAGTATTACCAAAGGCGGAGACCTGTTCACTGATAGTTCTGTTGAGATTGCGAGATTAACCCGCATTCCCCCTGTAATTATCGGTGCGACGATCGTCAGTATGTCGACAACGTTCCCGGAGTTAATGGTGTCTGTTACCAGTACCGTTTCCGGCAAAGGGGACCTGGCAGTAGGCAATGCGCTCGGGTCCTGTTTGTGTAATATCGGTTTGATCATTGGAACCTGTGCTCTGTTGAAGGGATTTCTTGCCTGGCGGCGAAAAACGGAGAGCGGAATTCCAGTTTCACGGTTAACCATCGTAGGGCCCGGTTTTTTTATGCTGTTTTCCGGCGTTCTGGTCTGGTTGTTTAGTCTGTTTTCGACGGGCGGAGCTGTGACACAAGCCGGTGAGCCTGCCGAGTTTGGTATCGCGCGCTGGCAGGCGGGAATTTTGCTGTGTGTCCTCGCTGGTTATATCCTGTTTTCTTTACGGGTGGCGATGGCTTCGCGACATGACTTCGGTGCAGAGCAGGAACAACCGCCGGAAGTCGATAACATGAAGGTCTATTGTTTCAAGTTAGGGATCGCCTTTTTCTGCGGTGCTTTTCTCGTGCTTTGGGGAAGTAAGCTGCTGGTCACCAATGCCGTACAGGTTGCCCGTTATTTTGAAGTTTCAGAATTGCTGATTGGTTTGACAATTTTAGCAGTGGGGACTTCCCTGCCTGAGTTTACCATCTCAGTGTTGTCCGTGGTCAAAGGCCATGGTGCATTGGGAACCGGAAACATCATTGGAGCCAATGTTTTGAATATCACGATGGTCATCGCAACGTGCGCGTTGATCCATCCATTACCGATCCAGAAACAGACCGTGCTCCTGGATGGTCCTGTTGTGATCTTCTTGATGCTGGCAATGTTGGGGCTTTCCTGGAGACGCAAGCAAATCTCCAGTTTGAGTGGTTTTATTCTGTTGACTGTTTATGTGGGGTATTTAGTCGTTGCGACGTTCTGGTTTGGTCGTTAA
- a CDS encoding Gfo/Idh/MocA family oxidoreductase: protein MVRIGIIGLGPYWEQRYEPALRAIDQRIQIKAVYDPVRSRAEQVATHWNAAAVSGMGCLVSRYPLDAFLLLHSDWMNHYPLQLLSQQHRPVYIAGSLGEDLDLLERVHSRAAEQLVTLMPEFSRRYSQATSRFFELAVTRLGKPNSIQIETCCPAEDQQVEVPGQKNETDFLVGLMDWCCYVMRTKPVKVQTTLHSDSSDRSEDHRQIKIEFLPDPVTGAERFALIKIKIQQRETEPLFPRHQILCRNGLAEFHSPDEIHWENESSSMTESLKSDRRELEVMLDHFCRRAVGGIIPVPNIRDVCQAIQLVRLSRESLSSGKSLDVTKFKD from the coding sequence ATGGTCAGAATTGGAATTATAGGGCTTGGCCCATATTGGGAACAGCGCTATGAACCTGCACTGCGGGCGATTGATCAGCGAATCCAGATCAAAGCAGTCTATGATCCGGTTCGCAGTCGCGCGGAACAAGTTGCCACGCACTGGAATGCAGCGGCCGTTTCGGGAATGGGGTGTCTCGTTTCACGCTATCCGCTGGATGCATTTCTGCTTCTGCATTCAGACTGGATGAATCATTACCCGCTCCAGCTACTCAGTCAGCAGCATCGGCCCGTATATATCGCCGGCAGTTTAGGGGAAGATCTGGATCTGCTGGAACGGGTTCATTCTCGCGCAGCGGAACAGTTAGTCACGCTGATGCCAGAGTTCAGCCGCCGTTATTCCCAAGCTACCAGTCGTTTTTTCGAATTAGCCGTCACACGTTTGGGAAAGCCAAATTCGATTCAGATTGAGACCTGTTGTCCCGCGGAAGATCAGCAGGTAGAAGTCCCCGGGCAAAAGAATGAAACCGATTTTCTAGTGGGATTAATGGACTGGTGTTGTTACGTCATGCGCACCAAACCAGTCAAAGTGCAAACGACCTTGCATTCCGATTCGAGTGATCGATCGGAAGATCATCGGCAGATTAAAATTGAATTCCTGCCAGACCCGGTGACGGGGGCGGAACGCTTTGCGTTGATCAAAATCAAAATTCAGCAGAGAGAAACAGAGCCACTGTTTCCCCGGCATCAGATTCTCTGTCGAAATGGATTGGCTGAATTTCATTCCCCTGACGAGATTCATTGGGAAAACGAATCGTCTTCCATGACAGAGTCGCTCAAAAGCGATCGACGGGAGCTGGAAGTGATGCTGGATCATTTTTGCCGGCGCGCGGTGGGGGGGATCATTCCGGTTCCCAATATCCGGGATGTTTGTCAGGCGATTCAACTGGTGCGGCTGTCGCGTGAAAGTCTGAGTTCAGGCAAGTCGCTCGATGTGACTAAGTTCAAAGACTGA
- the xerC gene encoding tyrosine recombinase XerC, whose amino-acid sequence MHDAIDSFLRYLQIERNSSDLTLKSYAEDMESLVEYLTEYEESLLPPDRIGISELRRYVAYLHECQYERTTIARRLACLRSFFRYCCREGYTKTNPAKPLRTPRTGRKLPHFLTTDQIGSLLEAPPANSKMGLRDRAILETLYSAGLRVSELVALNLSDWDQDANIIRVLGKGRKERIAPIGSYAAKALKYWLEEREAKPKPHPDSDAIFLNRLKTRITSRSVGRMLEKYLLQTGLDKKTSPHTLRHSFATHLLDGGADLRSVQELLGHKSLTTTQIYTHVSTKRLRETYEKSHPHAQRSK is encoded by the coding sequence CTGCATGACGCGATCGACAGCTTTTTGCGATATCTGCAAATCGAACGAAACTCGTCCGATCTGACGCTTAAGTCTTATGCGGAAGACATGGAAAGCCTCGTTGAATATCTGACCGAGTACGAAGAATCACTTTTACCTCCGGACCGGATCGGCATCAGTGAATTACGTCGCTACGTTGCCTACCTCCACGAGTGTCAGTACGAGCGAACCACTATCGCCAGGCGGTTAGCCTGCCTGCGGAGTTTCTTCCGATACTGCTGCCGAGAAGGGTACACCAAAACCAATCCGGCCAAGCCACTCCGCACGCCGCGCACCGGTCGAAAATTACCGCATTTTTTAACGACAGACCAGATTGGCTCTCTGCTGGAAGCCCCTCCGGCCAACAGCAAAATGGGGCTCAGAGATCGTGCCATTCTCGAAACCCTGTATTCCGCAGGTCTGCGTGTTTCCGAACTGGTGGCCCTCAACCTGAGTGACTGGGATCAGGATGCCAATATTATTCGCGTCCTGGGCAAAGGCCGCAAAGAACGTATCGCTCCCATCGGCAGCTACGCCGCCAAAGCATTGAAATACTGGCTCGAAGAACGAGAAGCCAAACCCAAACCACACCCCGATTCGGACGCGATCTTTCTCAATCGGTTAAAAACCCGTATTACTTCGCGGAGTGTGGGCCGCATGCTGGAAAAATATTTGCTCCAGACAGGGCTCGACAAAAAAACAAGCCCGCATACCTTGCGACACAGTTTCGCCACGCATCTCCTGGATGGCGGCGCAGACCTGCGTAGCGTACAAGAACTGCTGGGACATAAAAGCTTAACCACAACGCAAATTTATACCCACGTCAGCACCAAACGTTTGCGCGAAACGTACGAAAAATCTCACCCGCACGCACAGCGCTCTAAGTAG
- the dusB gene encoding tRNA dihydrouridine synthase DusB, protein MKSLPPQPDPRPPLCYGSLQLESRYLLSPLAGYTNLPFRRIVRELDGVGLATTDLVNARGLLEGSHKTLQLIQTCPEDSPFAVQIFGSEAKQMSEAAQLLEARGVDSIDINMGCPVNRIVKGGAGASMMCRPDDTVSLVQSVVEAVKIPVTVKMRLGWDDQNLTAPFFAREFEQVGVVAVAIHGRTREQGFRGSVNHDGIRQVVEAVESIPVIGNGDVTSIADADYMLRTTGCAGVSIGRGALANPWIFRQLLQWEQTGQCDPAGNFDARLELLLRQFRYLLEMTTEERALPMFRKMGHWYLKSMRVKPALRHVFQCAQSLEEFDAAIKKISAQGPTSGSRSGVLPEMHIPVPGGPVERW, encoded by the coding sequence ATGAAATCACTGCCGCCCCAACCCGATCCTCGCCCTCCGCTTTGCTATGGTTCTTTGCAGCTGGAGTCCCGGTATTTGCTGTCTCCCTTAGCCGGATATACGAATTTACCCTTTCGCCGGATTGTTCGTGAACTAGATGGTGTGGGGCTGGCGACGACGGATCTGGTCAATGCACGGGGTTTGCTGGAAGGGAGTCATAAGACGCTGCAGCTGATCCAGACCTGTCCCGAAGATTCCCCGTTTGCGGTACAGATCTTCGGAAGTGAAGCAAAGCAGATGAGCGAAGCGGCTCAATTGCTGGAAGCACGAGGCGTTGATTCCATTGATATCAACATGGGGTGTCCTGTGAATCGGATTGTCAAAGGGGGGGCCGGCGCCAGTATGATGTGTCGTCCTGATGATACGGTGTCATTGGTCCAGTCTGTGGTAGAAGCCGTCAAGATCCCCGTTACGGTGAAAATGCGGTTGGGTTGGGATGATCAGAACCTGACGGCTCCCTTTTTTGCCCGGGAGTTTGAACAGGTCGGCGTGGTTGCGGTGGCCATTCATGGGCGAACGCGCGAGCAGGGTTTTCGCGGCTCGGTCAATCATGATGGAATTCGGCAGGTGGTGGAAGCCGTCGAATCGATTCCGGTGATTGGCAATGGGGATGTGACTTCCATTGCTGATGCGGATTATATGCTGAGAACCACCGGTTGCGCCGGCGTTTCTATCGGCCGCGGTGCTTTGGCAAATCCCTGGATCTTTCGCCAGTTGCTCCAATGGGAACAAACCGGGCAATGTGATCCGGCGGGAAATTTCGATGCGCGATTGGAGTTGTTACTACGACAGTTTCGTTATCTGCTGGAAATGACGACAGAAGAGCGGGCACTTCCCATGTTTCGCAAGATGGGACACTGGTATTTGAAATCGATGCGGGTCAAACCTGCCTTACGGCACGTATTTCAATGTGCTCAAAGCCTGGAAGAGTTCGATGCCGCGATCAAGAAAATTTCCGCCCAGGGGCCGACGTCCGGTTCGCGAAGTGGTGTTTTGCCGGAGATGCACATTCCCGTGCCCGGTGGACCAGTCGAACGCTGGTAA
- a CDS encoding hemolysin family protein, whose translation MVPLIFAVLIAFTLFAGVLGFSLRDFSRSRLETLCNEAGVPDRFSEILRSHPTILLAADFSYLSGVILISVILTRQYIDIPNDFSSIAVTVQFAFQMLLALVIGILFLMTVPWTISRITGERFLQKFWPVVRWLPVSLTPVIWLSWKIDGFSHRLAGKEENKNGREANISEEILSVVEEGARGGILESEAGKMIQRVMELQDEDVAAIMTQRMDMEYISVDATLDEALLKFIDVGHSRIPVIGESTDDIIGILYARELLKHYSKENQNSNSADKLTIKDLMFSPFYIPETTGIDSLLETMQKEHVHMAIVIDEYGGVAGLVTMEDVLEEIVGDIVDEFDDEEEQMIFEQGNNIVEVDARVHIDDLNEHYNYDLPEGKDFDTIGGFVITQMGKVPQTGDSLTWQQLRIDVLESDERKISKLRIELDPSLVEELDADT comes from the coding sequence ATGGTCCCGCTGATATTTGCTGTTTTAATTGCATTCACCCTGTTCGCAGGCGTATTGGGTTTTTCTTTAAGAGATTTTTCACGAAGTCGCTTAGAAACGCTCTGTAATGAAGCAGGCGTACCGGACCGGTTCAGTGAAATTCTGAGGTCACATCCTACGATTTTGCTGGCCGCTGATTTCTCCTATCTTTCCGGCGTCATTCTGATTTCGGTCATTCTGACCAGACAATATATCGATATCCCCAATGATTTCAGTTCGATTGCTGTAACCGTTCAATTTGCGTTTCAAATGCTGCTGGCCCTTGTCATCGGAATTTTGTTCCTGATGACCGTTCCCTGGACGATTTCCCGGATTACAGGAGAACGCTTCCTGCAAAAATTCTGGCCTGTCGTACGCTGGTTGCCTGTCTCCCTGACTCCTGTAATCTGGCTCTCATGGAAAATTGATGGTTTTTCTCATCGTCTGGCAGGCAAAGAGGAAAACAAAAATGGACGGGAAGCCAATATCAGCGAAGAGATTCTTTCAGTCGTTGAAGAAGGCGCGCGAGGCGGGATCCTGGAATCGGAAGCCGGTAAAATGATTCAGCGCGTGATGGAACTTCAAGATGAAGATGTCGCTGCCATCATGACCCAGCGCATGGATATGGAATACATCTCTGTCGATGCGACTCTGGACGAAGCACTCTTAAAGTTCATTGACGTCGGCCACTCGCGGATTCCCGTCATCGGAGAATCAACCGATGATATCATAGGGATTCTGTATGCCCGAGAACTGCTGAAACACTATTCGAAGGAAAATCAGAACTCCAATTCTGCGGATAAGCTGACGATCAAAGATCTGATGTTTTCTCCGTTCTATATCCCGGAAACAACGGGCATCGATTCATTACTGGAAACCATGCAGAAAGAACATGTCCACATGGCAATCGTCATTGATGAATATGGGGGCGTTGCCGGCCTGGTTACGATGGAAGATGTACTCGAAGAAATCGTCGGTGATATCGTCGATGAATTCGATGACGAAGAAGAGCAGATGATTTTCGAGCAGGGCAATAACATCGTCGAAGTCGATGCCCGGGTGCATATCGATGATCTCAACGAACACTACAACTACGATCTGCCTGAAGGAAAAGACTTTGACACCATCGGCGGATTTGTGATTACCCAAATGGGAAAGGTGCCTCAAACAGGCGATTCGCTGACCTGGCAACAATTGCGAATTGATGTCCTTGAATCCGACGAGCGAAAAATCAGCAAGCTGCGCATCGAATTAGATCCCTCACTCGTCGAGGAACTCGATGCCGATACTTAG
- the ybeY gene encoding rRNA maturation RNase YbeY: MNTIDQYQINIQDSQNHIAIDERLIQVIQEAVCYLLQTEKVNQAEISLAFFGNPAVRALNQQYLAHDYDTDVLSFLLDSEADPEQQTTEIRGAGKRIEGEVIVSAEMAVAMAEKYQWSAKHELLLYVVHGLLHLCGYDDLSEDELQLMRTKEQQIFDHWGLKIPRREE; this comes from the coding sequence ATGAACACCATAGACCAGTATCAGATCAACATTCAAGACTCGCAGAATCATATCGCCATCGATGAAAGACTGATTCAGGTGATTCAGGAAGCGGTCTGTTATCTTTTGCAAACAGAAAAAGTCAACCAGGCCGAAATCAGTCTGGCCTTCTTTGGTAACCCTGCCGTCCGTGCGCTGAATCAGCAATATTTAGCGCATGACTACGACACGGATGTTCTGAGTTTTCTGCTGGACAGCGAAGCAGATCCAGAGCAACAGACCACGGAAATCCGCGGCGCCGGTAAGCGCATTGAAGGCGAGGTCATCGTCTCTGCTGAAATGGCGGTCGCGATGGCGGAAAAATATCAATGGTCTGCCAAGCATGAGCTTTTGCTGTACGTTGTGCACGGTTTATTGCATTTATGTGGTTACGACGATCTGTCTGAAGACGAGCTGCAGCTGATGCGAACGAAAGAACAACAGATTTTTGATCATTGGGGGTTGAAAATCCCCAGAAGAGAAGAGTGA
- a CDS encoding HD family phosphohydrolase, whose translation MAFFGSKKSRTALAASLRDSSKLSSKLRELLSNRGTLSRLSACLLTLMILMVAVESWKAPFPYRLGMFAEHGILASASFKVANPIETDRQRTQKESEVPYSFKQQPELIEDLPPLLRADLEAVAKAKSLDDLNAESRAKLGLSSSRRLEQFADQFPEESEQTFAELKPLVSNPDSNDTKKIDAIVKDFKELISPLETYGIVNENDLTKNQIRADDDIVIINDKLGSRKNVTLFDIRLSNQLSDKGAIGREWKNFPRLDLMTAVLSHWIHFQAPTTLVYDSAQTVQERKQARMAVDEIYDTFQRGTVLVEPGQSIDETQLVLLRAEYEAKEEVVPVYERVTRVTIIFLMLIVLAVLNGYHLLRNKKAVAKTVSSLSIYSSVIILTVFLGRLLSYDPWRAEVLPLIVTVMVFAIVYDQMMAILTALSLALLLCLSTGASLGHFVVLMSVSSVAVTSLGTISSRSTLIKLGFGMGLTYFLVYWGINLIENQNLSDGFFNQRVLWESLQGAGWCLAAGYLVAGSLPFIESLFGVVTDISLLEMSNVSHPLLQELVRRAPGTYNHSISMATIGEAAADKIGANGLLVRVAAYYHDIGKMLKPQYFIENMVVGSDSLHDNLAPAMSTLIIIGHVKDGVDLARQHNLPQPIIDFIEQHHGTTLVEYFFREAEKLAETSPDHKTDAEESSFRYPGPKPQTREAGVMMLADAVESASRTLSDPTPKRIKSLVHSLVMKRLLDGQFNECSLTLSEINIVEESLVKSLIGIYHGRIKYPEERSA comes from the coding sequence ATGGCTTTTTTTGGTTCCAAAAAATCCCGAACGGCACTTGCTGCCAGTTTGCGAGATTCTTCCAAATTGAGTTCCAAGCTGCGCGAATTGCTAAGTAACCGAGGGACCCTGTCGCGACTGAGTGCTTGTCTATTGACCCTCATGATCTTAATGGTGGCGGTTGAGAGCTGGAAAGCACCGTTTCCGTACCGTCTCGGCATGTTCGCAGAACATGGAATTCTGGCGAGCGCCTCATTCAAGGTTGCCAATCCGATCGAGACAGACCGGCAACGAACACAAAAAGAATCGGAAGTCCCATATTCGTTCAAACAACAACCGGAGTTGATCGAAGACCTTCCTCCGTTACTCCGAGCAGACCTGGAAGCGGTTGCCAAGGCCAAGTCACTGGACGATTTAAACGCTGAGTCCCGCGCGAAACTGGGGTTATCATCCTCCCGGCGGCTGGAACAGTTTGCCGATCAGTTTCCTGAAGAATCCGAACAGACATTTGCAGAACTGAAACCACTGGTCAGCAATCCCGATTCCAATGACACCAAAAAAATTGATGCCATTGTTAAAGATTTCAAAGAACTGATTTCTCCTTTAGAGACCTATGGAATCGTAAACGAAAATGATCTGACAAAAAATCAGATTCGCGCTGATGATGATATTGTCATTATCAATGACAAACTGGGATCCAGGAAAAATGTCACCCTATTTGATATCCGCCTGTCCAATCAACTTTCGGATAAAGGAGCCATTGGCCGAGAGTGGAAAAACTTTCCACGACTGGATCTGATGACTGCCGTACTCTCGCACTGGATTCATTTCCAGGCACCGACCACCCTGGTTTATGATTCCGCCCAAACAGTACAGGAACGGAAACAGGCCAGAATGGCTGTCGATGAAATTTACGACACCTTTCAACGCGGAACCGTTCTGGTGGAACCCGGGCAGTCCATTGATGAAACCCAACTCGTATTGCTGCGTGCGGAATACGAAGCCAAAGAAGAAGTGGTTCCCGTCTATGAACGAGTGACCCGCGTCACCATCATTTTTCTGATGCTGATCGTACTGGCCGTCTTAAATGGATATCACCTGCTGCGAAACAAAAAAGCGGTCGCCAAAACAGTCAGCAGCTTAAGCATCTATTCCAGCGTGATCATCTTAACGGTGTTTCTCGGTCGATTACTTTCTTATGACCCCTGGCGGGCGGAAGTGCTCCCTCTGATTGTAACGGTCATGGTATTTGCCATTGTCTATGACCAGATGATGGCCATCCTGACCGCGCTCTCACTGGCCCTGTTACTCTGTCTCTCAACAGGTGCCTCCTTGGGCCACTTTGTGGTTTTGATGAGTGTTTCTTCTGTGGCCGTCACTTCCCTGGGCACGATTTCCTCCCGATCCACGTTGATTAAACTGGGTTTCGGGATGGGCCTGACCTACTTCCTGGTTTACTGGGGAATCAACCTGATTGAGAATCAGAATCTCTCCGATGGATTTTTTAATCAGCGCGTGTTATGGGAAAGCCTGCAAGGGGCAGGGTGGTGTCTGGCAGCAGGCTATCTCGTTGCCGGAAGTCTGCCGTTTATTGAATCTCTGTTTGGAGTCGTAACGGATATCAGTCTGCTGGAAATGAGCAATGTTTCGCATCCATTGCTGCAGGAATTAGTCCGCCGCGCTCCAGGAACGTATAATCACTCCATCTCGATGGCGACCATCGGAGAAGCTGCCGCAGATAAAATTGGCGCGAACGGTCTGTTGGTACGCGTCGCCGCCTACTATCACGACATCGGTAAAATGCTGAAACCACAATACTTCATTGAAAATATGGTGGTCGGCAGCGACAGCCTGCATGATAATCTGGCGCCGGCCATGAGTACGCTGATCATTATCGGTCATGTGAAAGATGGTGTCGACCTGGCGCGTCAGCATAATTTGCCGCAACCCATTATCGATTTCATCGAACAGCATCACGGTACCACTCTGGTCGAATACTTTTTCCGCGAAGCAGAAAAGCTGGCCGAGACCAGCCCGGACCACAAAACCGATGCCGAAGAATCTTCGTTCCGCTACCCGGGCCCCAAACCGCAAACCCGGGAAGCAGGCGTGATGATGCTGGCCGACGCCGTCGAAAGCGCCAGCCGTACGCTCAGTGATCCGACCCCCAAACGGATCAAATCGCTGGTTCATTCCTTAGTCATGAAGCGTCTCTTGGACGGGCAATTCAATGAGTGCTCCTTAACGTTAAGTGAAATCAATATTGTAGAAGAATCCCTGGTGAAATCCCTCATCGGAATCTATCACGGCCGCATCAAATATCCGGAAGAGCGATCTGCATAA